The following are from one region of the Candidatus Kinetoplastibacterium crithidii genome:
- a CDS encoding HPr kinase/phosphorylase — protein MLTLKEIIADNNEEIGFQWITGEEHEKYISYGDKASATSLIGHLNLIHPSRIQVLGNEELEYYTRLDINRRLYNIEELAAGNVSAILIANNLPIPNDLIEKCSYYKIPLLSTKTDAAQLIDLLRSYIDKKLAPTEIIHGVFLDVFGIGVLIIGESGLGKSELALELISRGHGLIADDAVELFQIAPNFIEGRCPSLLQNLLEVRGLGLLDIKTIFGEIAVRRKMRLKLVVHLLRTVANDNYERLPLQNNITQDVLGVSIRKVMIQVAAGRNLAVIVEAAVRDMILKMRGIDTLNDFINRQAIAIINNK, from the coding sequence ATGCTTACACTAAAAGAAATAATCGCTGATAATAATGAAGAAATTGGTTTTCAGTGGATTACAGGAGAAGAACATGAAAAATATATATCATATGGTGACAAAGCCTCTGCAACAAGTCTAATAGGACATTTAAATTTAATTCACCCTTCTAGAATCCAAGTATTAGGAAATGAAGAACTTGAATACTATACTAGATTAGATATAAATAGAAGATTATATAACATTGAAGAATTAGCAGCTGGGAATGTTTCTGCAATATTAATAGCAAATAACTTACCTATACCAAATGACCTAATAGAAAAATGCTCCTATTATAAAATACCTTTACTATCTACTAAAACTGATGCTGCGCAATTAATAGATTTATTAAGATCCTATATAGATAAAAAACTAGCACCTACTGAAATAATACATGGTGTATTCTTGGATGTATTTGGAATAGGAGTACTAATAATAGGAGAGTCTGGTCTTGGAAAAAGTGAACTTGCTCTTGAATTAATTTCAAGAGGTCATGGATTAATTGCAGATGATGCTGTAGAGTTATTTCAAATTGCACCAAATTTTATAGAAGGAAGATGCCCTTCACTTTTACAAAACCTATTGGAAGTTAGAGGTCTGGGATTGCTAGATATAAAGACTATATTTGGAGAAATTGCAGTTCGCAGAAAAATGAGGCTCAAGTTGGTAGTACATTTGCTAAGAACTGTTGCCAATGATAATTATGAAAGACTACCACTTCAAAATAATATAACACAAGATGTTTTAGGAGTATCTATAAGAAAGGTTATGATACAAGTTGCAGCTGGCCGTAATTTAGCAGTAATTGTAGAGGCTGCAGTTAGAGATATGATACTAAAAATGAGAGGAATAGATACTCTAAATGATTTTATAAACAGACAAGCTATCGCCATAATAAATAATAAATAA
- a CDS encoding methylated-DNA--[protein]-cysteine S-methyltransferase, translated as MHKFYKDDFTPLGPIRIVSSGISIVEAYFLDQKSEKIKSHSMIKMQKDNLLDQAIVELRQWFLGDRTNFSVPLNPDGSYFQKKVWMALSGISFGMFVSYCEIAKNIGNNHAYRSVGTAISKNPIVIFIPCHRVIGKDKRLKGFSQGLWRKKILLYRENLLYKKYVKSMEYIGI; from the coding sequence ATGCATAAGTTTTATAAAGATGACTTTACTCCTTTGGGACCTATAAGAATAGTTTCTTCTGGAATTAGTATTGTGGAAGCTTATTTTTTAGATCAAAAATCTGAAAAGATTAAAAGTCATTCTATGATAAAAATGCAAAAAGATAACTTATTAGATCAGGCTATTGTAGAATTGAGACAATGGTTTTTAGGTGATAGAACTAATTTTAGTGTGCCATTAAATCCAGATGGAAGTTATTTTCAGAAAAAAGTTTGGATGGCTTTAAGTGGTATATCTTTTGGTATGTTTGTGAGTTATTGTGAAATAGCTAAAAATATAGGAAATAATCATGCATATCGTTCAGTAGGTACAGCAATTTCTAAAAATCCAATCGTTATATTCATTCCTTGCCATCGTGTTATTGGTAAGGACAAACGATTGAAAGGTTTTTCACAAGGACTATGGCGCAAAAAGATTCTATTATATAGAGAGAATCTTTTATATAAAAAATACGTTAAGTCTATGGAATATATTGGAATTTAA
- the rsmI gene encoding 16S rRNA (cytidine(1402)-2'-O)-methyltransferase: MLSEKKSSDAYVNKIVNSLDHISLQSWPRSVLYIVATPIGNLGDITLRALFCLNIMDLIAVEDTRVSSILLNFYGIKKTLISAHKYSEKEVAVRICKELKLGNRVALISDAGSPVISDPGSMVIKIVRDQGYRIVPIPGASAVTTALMGAGITSYDNPCYIFSGFIPTKHIQRLSFFKKNKNLNIPLVMFESPHRIISSLKDLLDIFGPLRYITIARELTKKFEEISTFKLQDYSEKFAMTYDNKGEFVVIIHSNQDHNSDEELIRSFDDAILSLISEGLYLSDIVKVIAKTTGISKSRLYEHSLKLVSKNA; encoded by the coding sequence ATGTTAAGTGAAAAAAAATCTTCTGATGCTTATGTAAATAAGATAGTTAATTCTTTAGATCATATTAGTTTACAAAGTTGGCCTCGATCTGTTTTATATATAGTCGCAACCCCTATAGGTAATCTAGGGGATATTACTTTGAGGGCTTTGTTTTGTTTAAATATTATGGATTTAATAGCTGTTGAAGATACTAGAGTAAGTAGTATTCTACTGAATTTCTATGGAATAAAAAAAACATTGATTTCTGCACACAAATATAGTGAGAAAGAAGTTGCTGTTAGAATTTGTAAAGAATTAAAACTAGGCAATAGAGTAGCTTTAATATCTGATGCAGGATCTCCAGTAATCAGTGACCCTGGTTCAATGGTTATCAAAATTGTTAGAGATCAAGGTTATAGGATTGTGCCCATTCCTGGAGCTAGTGCTGTTACAACAGCCTTAATGGGTGCTGGAATAACAAGTTATGATAATCCTTGTTATATTTTTTCTGGATTTATTCCAACTAAACATATTCAGAGGCTGAGTTTTTTTAAAAAAAATAAAAATCTAAATATTCCTTTGGTAATGTTTGAGTCTCCTCATAGAATAATAAGCAGTTTAAAGGATTTACTTGATATATTTGGTCCATTAAGATATATAACAATAGCGAGAGAATTAACGAAAAAATTTGAAGAAATTTCCACTTTTAAGTTGCAAGATTATTCTGAAAAATTTGCTATGACTTATGATAATAAAGGAGAATTTGTTGTAATAATACATTCTAACCAAGATCATAACAGTGATGAGGAATTAATTAGAAGTTTCGATGATGCTATCTTGTCTTTAATTTCAGAAGGATTATATCTGAGTGACATAGTTAAGGTGATTGCCAAAACAACAGGCATTTCTAAAAGCAGACTTTACGAGCATTCCCTTAAATTAGTGTCTAAAAATGCATAA
- a CDS encoding BON domain-containing protein gives MISNQNKFIKRYFKLFLILIITSSLSACSLMPVIIGGTTLTTISLVSDRRNMLTQIEDCALEIKINNAINNVLKKNNSQNFAINVRSYNKIVLITGYVEKPYDIALAGKTSSSISNDIMIINQLQVRKPTSSFEKSKERFLASKIKASFLKDKNVPSATISIIADQKRIFLMGKVTKLEGEKAARIAANTSGVEHVIKLFEYIDNK, from the coding sequence ATGATATCAAACCAAAATAAATTTATAAAACGTTATTTTAAACTATTTTTAATATTAATTATAACGTCATCATTATCAGCATGTTCATTAATGCCAGTTATTATTGGAGGAACAACATTAACAACTATATCATTAGTAAGCGATAGAAGAAATATGCTCACTCAAATTGAGGATTGTGCTTTAGAAATAAAAATAAATAATGCGATTAATAATGTTTTAAAAAAGAATAACTCTCAAAATTTTGCAATAAATGTAAGATCTTATAATAAAATAGTATTGATTACAGGATATGTAGAAAAACCATATGACATTGCACTTGCAGGCAAAACATCTTCTTCAATAAGCAATGATATTATGATAATTAATCAATTACAGGTCAGGAAACCTACTAGTTCTTTTGAGAAATCAAAAGAGAGATTCCTAGCTTCAAAAATCAAAGCATCTTTCTTAAAAGACAAAAATGTACCTTCTGCTACAATAAGTATTATTGCAGATCAAAAAAGAATATTCTTAATGGGAAAGGTTACTAAACTTGAAGGAGAAAAAGCAGCTCGCATAGCTGCAAATACTAGTGGAGTAGAACATGTTATAAAATTATTCGAATATATAGATAATAAATAA
- the argB gene encoding acetylglutamate kinase produces MNDIHNNIQKISSEIKACILSEALPYIRKFHGKTIVIKYGGNAMTDNNLQRSVANDLALLKLVGLKPVLVHGGGPQIDNALLKIGKKGSFIEGMRVTDSETMEVVEWVLGGQVQQDIVMMINEFGGKAVGLTGKDGTLIQARKKLIPSKEKANEFLDLGFVGEVDKIDTSVVKALQNDQFIPVISPIGYGEDGTAYNINADLVAGKLAETLKAEKLIMMTNTSGVLDKNGKLLRNLTEIEIEHLFNDGTISGGMMPKISSALEATKNGVNSVHIVDGRVHHCLLLELLTDQGVGTMIS; encoded by the coding sequence ATGAATGATATCCACAATAACATACAAAAAATTTCCTCAGAAATAAAAGCTTGTATTCTCTCTGAAGCGCTACCGTATATTAGAAAATTCCACGGGAAAACCATAGTAATTAAGTATGGCGGTAATGCAATGACTGATAATAATCTACAAAGAAGCGTAGCAAATGATCTAGCACTTCTAAAACTAGTAGGATTAAAGCCAGTCTTGGTACATGGGGGAGGTCCTCAAATCGATAATGCTCTGCTTAAGATAGGAAAAAAAGGTTCCTTCATAGAAGGAATGCGAGTAACAGATTCTGAAACTATGGAGGTTGTTGAATGGGTTCTTGGTGGTCAAGTTCAACAAGATATTGTAATGATGATTAATGAGTTTGGTGGTAAAGCTGTAGGATTAACAGGCAAAGATGGAACATTAATTCAAGCAAGAAAAAAACTTATCCCTAGTAAAGAGAAAGCCAATGAGTTTTTAGACCTAGGATTTGTTGGAGAAGTTGATAAAATTGACACATCAGTTGTAAAAGCGTTACAAAATGACCAGTTTATTCCAGTAATATCACCTATTGGTTATGGAGAAGACGGAACTGCTTATAATATTAATGCTGATCTTGTTGCTGGTAAACTTGCAGAAACATTAAAAGCTGAAAAATTAATTATGATGACTAATACAAGTGGCGTCTTAGATAAAAACGGAAAACTGTTAAGGAACCTTACAGAGATAGAAATTGAACATTTATTCAATGATGGTACTATTTCTGGAGGAATGATGCCAAAAATATCATCTGCACTAGAAGCAACAAAAAACGGAGTTAACTCCGTTCATATAGTAGACGGCAGAGTACATCATTGTTTACTTTTAGAATTATTAACTGATCAAGGAGTAGGCACTATGATTTCATAA
- a CDS encoding DASS family sodium-coupled anion symporter codes for MTKSKAIPPSPAGKSKLPIGLLMGVFALIGVLLLPLSGDLPVAGHRMLAILAFAVIVWVTEAVSYEASAIMITVLIAFLIGTAPNVKNPDVIYGTSTAMGFALSGFSNSALALVWGALFIAGAMTFTGLDKRIALYTLSKVGTSTKRIMIGAIAVTIILSLAVPSATARSAAVVPIMMGIITSFGINKRSNIAAGIMIVVAQATGIWNIGIKTASAQNLLTSGFMSKMLGEAPSWSDWFIAGAPWSAIMSVFLVALVLKMLPPEPGGITFGKEAVEKSLLELGPMTSPQKRLLLTSLFLLFFWATEGSLHNFDTTSTTYVGLVLLIMPGFGVMSWKDIQSRIPWGTVLVFGIGVSLGTTLLTTEAGQWLGRQVVLNTGIDQLSPVAIFAILAAFLIIIHLGFASATALASALLPIIISVLTTMPGDFNRVGMTMLLGFVVSFGFILPINAPQNMVCLATETFNVKQFAIIGTIITIVGYLLMLLFSVTYWHWLGLL; via the coding sequence ATGACTAAGTCAAAAGCAATTCCTCCCTCCCCAGCGGGCAAATCTAAGCTTCCCATTGGATTATTAATGGGAGTCTTTGCTCTTATTGGGGTTCTTTTACTGCCTCTGTCCGGAGATCTTCCGGTAGCAGGGCATCGTATGTTGGCAATATTAGCTTTTGCTGTGATTGTATGGGTTACTGAAGCTGTTTCATATGAAGCTAGTGCGATAATGATTACAGTTTTAATAGCTTTCTTAATAGGAACAGCTCCTAATGTTAAAAATCCAGATGTGATATATGGAACATCAACAGCTATGGGTTTTGCCTTATCTGGATTTTCTAATTCTGCATTAGCATTAGTTTGGGGAGCATTATTCATTGCTGGAGCCATGACTTTTACAGGACTTGATAAAAGGATAGCTTTATACACTTTATCAAAAGTTGGAACCAGCACCAAACGCATTATGATTGGGGCTATAGCAGTAACAATTATACTTAGCTTAGCTGTTCCTAGTGCAACTGCAAGAAGTGCAGCGGTTGTACCAATCATGATGGGAATAATAACATCTTTCGGCATTAATAAAAGATCGAATATAGCCGCCGGAATAATGATAGTAGTTGCACAAGCAACAGGTATATGGAATATAGGAATTAAAACTGCCTCAGCACAAAATCTACTTACATCTGGATTTATGAGCAAAATGCTAGGAGAGGCACCTTCTTGGTCTGATTGGTTCATAGCTGGAGCTCCTTGGTCAGCAATTATGTCAGTATTCCTAGTGGCATTAGTACTAAAAATGTTACCTCCAGAACCTGGTGGTATAACCTTTGGAAAAGAAGCTGTTGAGAAATCTCTGTTAGAACTTGGACCAATGACTTCTCCACAAAAACGTTTGCTACTAACATCTCTATTTCTATTATTTTTCTGGGCTACTGAAGGCAGTTTGCACAATTTTGATACCACATCAACCACATATGTAGGTTTAGTATTACTAATCATGCCTGGTTTTGGTGTAATGTCATGGAAAGATATACAATCTCGTATACCTTGGGGTACAGTTCTGGTATTTGGTATAGGTGTAAGCTTAGGCACAACCTTACTAACTACAGAAGCAGGTCAATGGCTAGGAAGACAAGTGGTTTTAAATACAGGTATAGATCAACTCTCTCCTGTAGCTATCTTTGCTATTCTTGCTGCTTTCTTGATAATAATACATCTTGGCTTCGCTAGTGCTACAGCCTTAGCGTCAGCTTTATTGCCAATAATAATATCAGTTTTAACAACAATGCCTGGAGACTTTAATAGAGTAGGCATGACCATGTTATTAGGATTTGTTGTAAGTTTTGGATTTATTTTGCCAATAAACGCACCTCAAAATATGGTTTGTTTAGCTACAGAAACATTCAATGTTAAACAATTCGCAATTATAGGAACAATTATAACCATAGTAGGTTACCTTTTAATGTTGCTATTTAGTGTTACTTACTGGCATTGGTTAGGACTTTTATAG
- a CDS encoding Ldh family oxidoreductase, whose protein sequence is MKLDIQQAITFGQKILIAQGVPVDIAFDVSEHLVTSDQVGYTSHGLSILPTYQKVLANGFIKADGRPELFNDQPAIIGFNGNKGFGQHVGKVVIKQAIDRANKHGQCIVTVNNCHHLGRMGYYGEIAAEAGMILLAFTNVINREPTVAPYGGATARMTTNPLCFAIPLPNGRPYFIVDMATSSMAINKARVLATKGLQADNGSMIDATGRPTNDPNVLFTNPPGALLPFGAHKGYALGLTAELLAGILTNGGTIQPGNPRLGAAMNNMFAIIINPDLVNKNNNWRDLESNAYIDYLHSCPPQPGVDKVQYPGEYEYNNKIKNNESIEFEDSIWENISSLATRLNVTL, encoded by the coding sequence ATGAAACTAGATATCCAACAAGCTATTACCTTTGGTCAAAAAATACTAATAGCACAGGGAGTGCCTGTGGATATTGCATTTGACGTTTCTGAGCATTTAGTTACTTCCGATCAAGTAGGATATACAAGCCATGGTTTGTCTATCCTACCAACTTATCAGAAAGTTTTAGCAAATGGTTTTATTAAAGCAGATGGAAGGCCAGAACTTTTTAATGATCAACCTGCTATTATAGGCTTTAACGGAAACAAAGGCTTCGGTCAACATGTTGGAAAAGTGGTTATAAAGCAAGCAATTGACCGTGCAAATAAACATGGTCAATGTATAGTTACAGTTAACAACTGCCATCATTTGGGAAGAATGGGTTATTACGGAGAAATAGCGGCAGAAGCTGGAATGATTTTATTAGCATTTACAAATGTTATTAATCGCGAACCTACAGTAGCTCCTTATGGGGGGGCTACTGCTAGGATGACTACTAATCCACTATGTTTTGCAATACCATTACCAAATGGACGCCCATATTTTATAGTTGATATGGCAACTAGTTCTATGGCTATCAATAAAGCTAGAGTTTTAGCTACTAAAGGACTGCAAGCTGATAATGGTAGCATGATAGATGCTACTGGTAGACCAACTAATGACCCAAATGTTTTGTTTACAAATCCACCAGGTGCATTATTACCTTTTGGTGCACATAAAGGATATGCATTAGGTTTAACGGCAGAACTATTGGCCGGCATACTAACAAATGGCGGCACAATCCAGCCTGGTAACCCAAGACTAGGAGCTGCTATGAATAATATGTTTGCCATAATTATTAACCCTGATCTTGTAAACAAAAACAATAACTGGAGAGATTTAGAAAGCAATGCTTATATAGACTACTTGCATTCTTGTCCACCACAACCTGGAGTTGATAAAGTACAATATCCTGGTGAGTATGAATACAATAATAAAATTAAAAATAATGAATCTATAGAGTTTGAAGATTCAATTTGGGAAAACATCTCATCCTTAGCAACTAGGCTTAATGTTACTTTATAA
- the rodA gene encoding rod shape-determining protein RodA: MKFSFYDIFHRFINGIDFFILVIYFVLSIMGLVALRSAVGYYDLRFSAQIYNCILACLAMFFVSILPPTWLRNFSLPCYIFGIFLLLCVEFFGETTKGATRWLSIGFTRIQPSEMLKIAVPMMLAWYFDRVQNNDRLQKRDFFIAFVILIVPFFLILLQPDLGTSLLVFASGFFVVYFAGLSFRIIVPIVVLIISLILVLLFYKDVLCSSEVSWFFLHDYQKNRICTLLNPLSDPLGNGFHTIQSMIAIGSGGLYGKGYMQGTQSHLDFIPERMTDFIFAVFAEEFGLYGCIFLLILYFLLILLGLKISISAKTSFSRLLSASISMMFFVYVFVNIGMVTGILPVVGVPLPFMSYGGSAFLNIGISCGLLMNIKNESKIKIQRI, translated from the coding sequence ATGAAATTTTCTTTTTACGATATTTTTCATAGATTCATCAATGGTATAGATTTTTTTATATTAGTTATATATTTCGTTCTTTCTATTATGGGTCTAGTTGCTTTACGTTCAGCCGTAGGATACTATGATTTGCGTTTTTCAGCTCAAATATACAATTGTATTCTTGCATGTTTAGCTATGTTTTTTGTTTCTATACTACCTCCAACATGGCTGAGAAATTTTTCATTACCTTGTTACATATTTGGCATATTTTTGCTTTTATGTGTAGAGTTCTTTGGAGAGACTACTAAGGGAGCAACTCGTTGGTTAAGTATAGGATTTACAAGAATACAGCCATCAGAGATGTTGAAAATCGCGGTTCCTATGATGCTAGCATGGTATTTTGATAGAGTCCAAAATAATGATAGATTGCAGAAAAGAGATTTTTTTATTGCATTTGTAATTTTGATAGTTCCATTTTTTCTTATTCTTCTTCAGCCTGATTTAGGAACATCTTTGTTAGTATTCGCATCTGGTTTTTTTGTTGTATATTTTGCTGGGTTATCATTTAGGATAATAGTTCCTATTGTAGTATTAATTATTTCTTTGATATTAGTATTGCTTTTCTATAAAGATGTTCTTTGCTCTTCAGAAGTTAGTTGGTTTTTTTTGCATGATTATCAAAAAAATAGAATTTGTACTTTATTAAATCCTTTATCTGATCCTTTAGGAAATGGATTTCATACAATACAATCTATGATAGCTATTGGATCTGGAGGTTTATATGGTAAGGGTTATATGCAAGGTACTCAGTCACATCTAGATTTTATTCCTGAAAGGATGACTGATTTTATTTTTGCTGTCTTTGCAGAAGAGTTTGGTTTATATGGTTGTATTTTTTTGCTAATATTATATTTTTTATTAATTTTGCTTGGTTTAAAAATATCTATATCAGCAAAAACATCATTTTCTAGATTGTTATCAGCTTCCATCTCAATGATGTTTTTTGTTTATGTGTTTGTAAATATAGGGATGGTGACTGGAATATTGCCAGTAGTAGGTGTTCCGTTACCTTTTATGAGCTATGGCGGATCTGCATTTTTAAATATAGGAATATCTTGTGGTCTTTTAATGAATATTAAAAATGAATCTAAAATAAAAATACAAAGGATTTAA